From Musa acuminata AAA Group cultivar baxijiao chromosome BXJ3-8, Cavendish_Baxijiao_AAA, whole genome shotgun sequence, one genomic window encodes:
- the LOC135644993 gene encoding phospholipase A1-Igamma2, chloroplastic-like has protein sequence MAISQSSLPVWFPGVFHSSPSQPGPPLPSLSLVKPSPVPVLRTHNRGVRIQPPRAAREDSMSAIISDLELQKTAEQVDTRQPQDGLASRWRVIHGRDDWAGLLDPIDPLLRTELIRYGEFVQACYDSFDYDKFSRYCGSCKYSRRQFFYGLGMESAGYDVTRYLYATSNVKVPKFFAKSVMGSRTWSERANWIGYVSVSNDETTARLGRRDILIAWRGTVTRLEWIHDFMAKMQPVRSAGIPCPDTRVKVETGFVDLYIEKDSTCRFCKYSAREQVLTEVRKLVAQYTEAGEEVSITVAGHSLGSALATLNAYDIAEMELIKGADGKQVPMAVFSYGGPRVGNEHFKERCDKLGLKVLRVVNVHDKVPTVPGVLINEHMPEFMLRAMDGYVHVGVELLLDHKHSPFLKDSLDPSNYHNLEAHLHLLDGFQGKGRKFAPTTGRDPALVNKSCDFLHEHLMVPPNWRQDENKGMMRSQEGRWAQPERQKIDDHPEDIHHHYQQLGLDRFE, from the exons ATGGCGATTTCCCAGTCTTCACTCCCTGTCTGGTTCCCTGGCGTCTTTCACAGCTCCCCTTCTCAGCCCGGTCCACCTCTCCCGTCCCTCTCCCTCGTTAAGCCGTCTCCGGTGCCGGTGCTGCGCACCCACAACCGGGGAGTGAGAATTCAGCCACCAAGGGCGGCCAGGGAAGATTCCATGTCCGCGATCATCTCCGACCTCGAGCTCCAGAAGACAGCAGAGCAAGTGGATACCCGCCAGCCGCAGGACGGTCTAGCCAGCCGGTGGCGCGTGATCCACGGCCGCGACGACTGGGCTGGCCTGCTGGACCCGATCGACCCCCTCCTTCGTACGGAGCTCATCCGCTACGGCGAGTTCGTGCAGGCCTGCTACGACTCGTTCGACTATGACAAGTTCTCCCGCTACTGCGGCAGCTGCAAGTACAGCCGCCGCCAGTTCTTCTACGGCCTGGGCATGGAAAGCGCCGGCTACGACGTTACCAGGTACCTCTACGCCACCTCCAACGTCAAGGTGCCCAAGTTCTTTGCCAAGTCCGTCATGGGCTCCCGGACGTGGAGCGAGCGCGCCAACTGGATCGGCTACGTCTCGGTGTCCAACGACGAGACCACCGCCCGGCTGGGGCGCCGCGACATCCTGATCGCGTGGAGGGGGACGGTGACGCGGCTGGAGTGGATCCACGACTTCATGGCCAAGATGCAGCCGGTGAGATCTGCGGGGATCCCCTGCCCGGACACCCGGGTCAAGGTGGAGACCGGCTTCGTTGACTTGTACATCGAGAAGGACTCGACGTGCCGGTTCTGCAAGTACTCCGCTAGGGAGCAAGTGCTGACCGAGGTGAGGAAGCTGGTGGCCCAGTACACCGAGGCCGGGGAGGAGGTGAGCATAACGGTGGCGGGGCACAGCCTCGGCAGCGCGCTGGCGACGCTGAACGCGTACGACATCGCGGAGATGGAGCTCATCAAGGGAGCCGACGGGAAGCAGGTGCCGATGGCGGTGTTCTCATACGGGGGGCCGAGGGTGGGCAACGAGCACTTCAAGGAGCGGTGCGACAAGCTGGGGCTGAAGGTGCTGCGGGTGGTGAACGTCCACGACAAGGTGCCCACGGTGCCGGGCGTGCTGATCAACGAGCACATGCCGGAGTTCATGCTGAGGGCGATGGACGGGTACGTTCACGTCGGGGTGGAGCTGCTTCTGGACCACAAGCACTCGCCCTTCCTCAAGGACTCCCTCGACCCCTCCAACTACCATAATTTGGAAGCCCATCTCCATCTCTTGGACGG ATTCCAGGGGAAGGGTCGGAAGTTTGCACCGACCACCGGGCGAGACCCGGCGCTGGTGAACAAGTCCTGCGATTTCCTACACGAGCATCTCATGGTGCCGCCCAACTGGAGGCAGGACGAGAACAAGGGCATGATGAGGTCTCAGGAAGGGCGATGGGCGCAGCCCGAgaggcaaaagattgatgaccacCCGGAGGACATCCACCACCACTACCAGCAGCTTGGACTGGATCGATTTGAGTAG
- the LOC135644994 gene encoding uncharacterized protein LOC135644994 — MLDQEGQGAPPHGVLLAVVVGVVVAAPFLVGGGGEAITGAISDVLSPTGLLLLPVVLVLVIRFLSSDRGAVLSDIFAAGSPDSIHRVGGSPVGVALLLLLILFLLYYRFSIFGGEDDSDE; from the coding sequence ATGCTGGATCAGGAAGGGCAGGGAGCTCCGCCCCATGGGGTTCTgctggcggtggtggtgggggtggtggtggcggcgccGTTCCTCGTCGGTGGAGGCGGGGAGGCCATAACGGGGGCCATCTCCGACGTCCTCAGCCCGACGGGGCTTCTGCTGCTCCCGGTCGTCCTCGTGCTGGTGATTCGGTTCCTGTCGTCCGACCGCGGCGCCGTCCTCTCGGACATCTTCGCCGCCGGCTCCCCGGACTCCATCCACCGCGTCGGGGGCTCCCCCGTCGGCGTGGCGCTCCTGCTGCTGCTGATACTTTTCCTCCTCTACTACCGCTTCTCCATCTTCGGCGGGGAGGACGACTCCGACGAGTAG